The following are from one region of the Cervus canadensis isolate Bull #8, Minnesota chromosome 21, ASM1932006v1, whole genome shotgun sequence genome:
- the RASD2 gene encoding GTP-binding protein Rhes, whose protein sequence is MMKTLSSGNCALSVPAKNSYRMVVLGASRVGKSSIVSRFLNGRFEDQYTPTIEDFHRKVYNIRGDMYQLDILDTSGNHPFPAMRRLSILTGDVFILVFSLDNRESFDEVKRLQKQILEVKSCLKNKTKEAAELPMVICGNKNDHGELCRQVPTTEAELLVSGDGNCAYFEVSAKKNTNVDEMFYVLFSMAKLPHEMSPALHRKISVQYGDAFHPRPFCMRRVKDMDAYGMVSPFARRPSVNSDLKYIKAKVLRESQARERDKCTIQ, encoded by the exons ATGATGAAGACCTTGTCCAGCGGGAACTGCGCACTCAGCGTGCCTGCCAAGAACTCGTACCGCATGGTGGTGCTGGGCGCCTCGCGGGTGGGCAAGAGTTCCATCGTCTCCCGCTTCCTCAACGGCCGCTTCGAGGACCAGTACACGCCCACCATCGAGGACTTCCACCGGAAGGTTTACAACATCCGCGGCGACATGTACCAGCTGGACATCCTGGACACGTCCGGCAACCACCCCTTCCCCGCCATGCGCAGGCTGTCCATCCTCACAG GCGATGTGTTCATCCTGGTGTTCAGCCTGGATAACCGGGAGTCCTTCGATGAGGTCAAGCGCCTCCAGAAGCAGATCCTGGAGGTCAAGTCCTGCCTGAAGAATAAGACCAAGGAGGCGGCAGAGCTGCCCATGGTCATCTGCGGCAACAAGAATGACCACGGTGAGCTATGCCGCCAGGTGCCCACCACCGAGGCCGAGTTGCTGGTGTCCGGCGATGGGAACTGCGCCTACTTCGAGGTGTCGGCCAAGAAGAACACCAACGTGGACGAGATGTTCTACGTGCTCTTCAGCATGGCCAAGCTGCCACACGAGATGAGCCCCGCGCTGCACCGCAAGATCTCCGTGCAGTACGGGGACGCCTTCCACCCCCGGCCCTTCTGCATGCGCCGTGTCAAGGACATGGACGCCTACGGCATGGTCTCCCCCTTCGCCCGCCGCCCCAGCGTCAACAGTGACCTCAAATACATCAAGGCCAAGGTCCTCCGGGAGAGCCAGGCCCGCGAGCGGGACAAATGCACCATCCAGTGA